From Halotia branconii CENA392, the proteins below share one genomic window:
- a CDS encoding glutathione S-transferase family protein yields MGLGILKEGKWISKRDQEDSQGRFVRPSTTFRKHITADGSSEFKAEPGRYHLYISWACPWACRTAIMRQLKGLENAIGLSVVAAEIDQNSWEFSDEPGSIPDTVNGTQYLWQLYLKAETNYTGRVTVPVLWDKQTGTIVNNESREIIRMLDTEFNTFAQKNIDFYPTPLQKVIDETIDAIYQPINNGVYRAGFATSQSAYDEAVTELFAALDYWEKVLAKQRYLCGKQITEADWCMFTTLFRFDAVYYVHFKCNVHRIVEYPNLWNYLKDLYQFPGVKETCNLDHIKRHYYRSHPQVNPARIVPKGPMIDFDAPHNRDQMFA; encoded by the coding sequence ATGGGTTTGGGAATCCTTAAAGAAGGTAAATGGATATCAAAACGGGATCAAGAAGATTCCCAAGGTAGATTTGTTCGTCCATCAACTACTTTTCGCAAGCACATTACAGCCGATGGCTCTAGTGAATTTAAAGCCGAACCAGGGCGTTATCATTTGTATATTTCTTGGGCTTGTCCTTGGGCATGTCGTACTGCAATTATGCGCCAGTTAAAAGGGCTAGAAAATGCCATTGGCTTATCAGTAGTTGCGGCAGAAATTGATCAAAATAGTTGGGAATTTAGCGACGAACCAGGGAGTATTCCTGATACCGTTAACGGCACGCAATATCTTTGGCAGCTTTATCTTAAAGCTGAGACTAATTATACTGGACGAGTCACCGTTCCAGTTTTATGGGATAAACAAACTGGAACAATTGTTAATAATGAGTCCCGTGAAATTATCCGCATGTTGGATACAGAATTTAATACCTTTGCTCAAAAAAATATTGACTTTTATCCAACACCTCTGCAAAAAGTAATTGATGAAACAATTGATGCTATTTATCAACCCATAAATAATGGTGTATATCGGGCTGGATTTGCTACTAGCCAATCAGCTTATGATGAGGCAGTAACAGAGTTGTTTGCGGCTCTTGATTACTGGGAAAAAGTATTAGCAAAACAGCGTTATCTTTGTGGTAAGCAAATTACTGAAGCAGATTGGTGTATGTTCACTACTCTGTTTCGTTTTGATGCTGTTTACTATGTGCATTTTAAATGTAATGTACATCGAATTGTAGAGTATCCCAATCTATGGAACTATCTCAAAGATCTTTACCAATTTCCGGGAGTCAAAGAAACTTGTAATCTTGACCACATTAAACGGCATTATTATAGAAGTCATCCCCAAGTAAATCCCGCACGCATTGTACCGAAAGGGCCTATGATTGATTTCGATGCACCTCATAACCGCGATCAAATGTTTGCATGA
- the gatC gene encoding Asp-tRNA(Asn)/Glu-tRNA(Gln) amidotransferase subunit GatC, whose translation MIDREQVRKVALLARLELTPEEEEQFTTQLGSILDYIEQLNELDVSDVPPTTRAIDVSNVTREDELQPYTNREAILNSAPEQEGEFFKVPKILNAD comes from the coding sequence ATGATTGATCGTGAGCAAGTTCGTAAAGTAGCCCTTCTCGCTCGTTTAGAATTAACGCCAGAAGAAGAAGAGCAATTCACTACTCAGCTAGGAAGTATTTTGGATTATATAGAACAGCTTAATGAACTAGATGTTAGTGATGTACCTCCCACAACACGGGCAATTGATGTCAGTAACGTCACACGAGAGGATGAATTACAACCATATACTAACCGTGAAGCCATCCTTAACAGTGCGCCTGAACAAGAAGGCGAATTTTTCAAAGTACCAAAAATTCTCAATGCTGATTAG
- a CDS encoding photosystem I assembly protein Ycf3 yields MPRTQKNDNFVDKSFTVMADLILKLLPANKKAKEAFVYYRDGMSAQAEGEYAEALENYEEALLLEEDPNDRGYILYNMGLIYASNGDHDKALELYHQAIELNPRLPQALNNIAVIYHYQGEKAKEDGDNDTGEALFDQAADYWIRAIRMAPNNYIEAQNWLKTTGRSQVDVFF; encoded by the coding sequence ATGCCAAGAACACAAAAAAACGATAACTTTGTTGATAAATCTTTTACAGTCATGGCAGATCTGATCCTCAAGCTCCTGCCAGCCAACAAAAAAGCTAAAGAAGCGTTTGTTTATTATCGGGATGGTATGTCAGCTCAGGCAGAAGGCGAATACGCCGAAGCATTAGAGAACTATGAAGAAGCTCTATTACTAGAAGAAGACCCCAACGATCGCGGTTATATTCTCTACAATATGGGGCTAATCTACGCTAGTAATGGCGACCACGATAAAGCTCTAGAGCTATATCATCAAGCAATTGAGTTGAATCCGCGTTTACCTCAAGCTTTGAACAACATCGCCGTAATTTATCATTACCAAGGCGAGAAAGCGAAAGAAGACGGGGATAACGATACTGGCGAAGCCCTGTTTGACCAAGCCGCCGATTATTGGATTAGAGCTATTCGCATGGCTCCCAATAACTATATCGAAGCTCAAAACTGGCTGAAGACCACCGGGCGATCGCAAGTTGACGTATTCTTTTAG
- a CDS encoding SOS response-associated peptidase: protein MCGRFTLNQSGTALSQVFHVEQVPDLAAQYNIAPTQMVATVLHNAEKDQREFQKLHWGLIPSWAKDPSMGAKLINARAETVAEKPAFRSAFKRRRCLVVADGFYEWQRQKSKKQPFYFRLQDGQPFGFAGLWERWETPEQEEIISCTILTTAANELLQPIHDRMPVIIAPEYYDLWLDPQVQTPEPLQQLLQPYPETAMTAYPVSTLVNKPQHNSPECIMPLSDEE from the coding sequence ATGTGTGGAAGATTTACTTTAAACCAGTCAGGAACCGCATTATCCCAAGTTTTCCATGTAGAGCAAGTCCCAGATTTGGCGGCTCAATATAACATTGCACCTACGCAAATGGTGGCAACAGTGCTACACAACGCTGAAAAAGATCAGCGTGAATTTCAAAAGTTACATTGGGGATTAATTCCTTCATGGGCAAAAGATCCCAGCATGGGGGCAAAGCTAATTAATGCTAGAGCCGAAACTGTTGCCGAAAAACCTGCTTTTCGTTCAGCTTTCAAGCGCCGACGTTGTTTAGTCGTAGCTGATGGCTTTTATGAGTGGCAACGGCAAAAAAGCAAGAAGCAGCCGTTTTATTTTCGGTTACAAGATGGGCAACCCTTCGGCTTTGCAGGACTGTGGGAAAGATGGGAAACGCCTGAACAAGAAGAAATAATTTCTTGTACAATTTTGACAACCGCAGCCAATGAACTACTGCAACCAATCCACGATCGCATGCCAGTAATTATTGCTCCAGAATATTACGATTTGTGGCTAGACCCCCAAGTACAAACACCCGAACCACTACAGCAGCTATTGCAACCTTATCCAGAAACAGCAATGACTGCATACCCAGTTAGCACCTTGGTTAACAAACCTCAACACAACAGTCCAGAATGTATCATGCCCCTCAGCGACGAAGAATAA
- a CDS encoding glutathione S-transferase family protein → METLRLYDFLPSGNGYKIRLLLTQMGMPFERIEINILKGETRTPEFLSKNPNGKIPVLEVASGKYLAESNAILVYLSEYTEFLPYDRFLRAQVLQWLFFEQYSHEPFIATSRFLTSILGKAKEYHVEIEQKRELGYAALKVMENHLISRTFFVNERYTIADIALFAYTHVADEGGFNLAKFPAIQAWIERVKAQPSYISITQDKSANITI, encoded by the coding sequence ATGGAAACGCTGCGTTTGTACGATTTTTTACCCTCTGGTAACGGTTATAAAATACGTCTTTTATTAACACAAATGGGTATGCCCTTTGAAAGGATAGAGATTAACATCTTAAAGGGAGAGACTCGAACACCGGAATTTTTAAGTAAAAATCCCAACGGTAAGATACCAGTTTTAGAAGTGGCATCTGGCAAGTATTTAGCAGAATCAAATGCTATATTGGTTTATTTGAGTGAGTATACAGAATTTTTACCTTATGATCGCTTTTTAAGAGCGCAAGTATTGCAATGGTTATTTTTTGAACAATATAGTCATGAACCTTTTATTGCTACATCACGATTTTTGACTTCTATTTTAGGCAAAGCCAAGGAATATCATGTAGAAATAGAGCAAAAACGTGAACTAGGTTACGCAGCACTAAAGGTAATGGAAAACCATTTAATCTCTCGTACCTTCTTTGTCAATGAACGTTATACTATCGCTGATATTGCCTTATTTGCTTATACTCATGTTGCTGATGAAGGCGGGTTTAATTTAGCGAAGTTTCCTGCTATTCAAGCTTGGATAGAACGAGTCAAAGCTCAACCTAGTTATATAAGTATTACGCAAGATAAATCTGCTAACATAACAATCTAA
- a CDS encoding DUF167 domain-containing protein → MQKKVKVKPNSKQQKIAEQPDGSLIIHLKSPPIDGKANKELIKLLSKKFDVPKSHITIKLGLSSRQKLIEIDTDI, encoded by the coding sequence ATGCAAAAAAAAGTTAAAGTGAAACCCAATTCAAAACAGCAAAAAATAGCAGAACAACCTGATGGTAGCTTGATTATACATTTAAAATCTCCACCAATAGATGGTAAAGCAAATAAAGAGTTAATTAAACTACTGTCTAAAAAATTTGATGTACCTAAATCTCATATCACAATTAAGCTAGGTTTATCTTCTCGACAAAAGCTAATTGAAATTGATACAGATATTTAA
- a CDS encoding DUF2809 domain-containing protein — protein MLRNRKQTIFIILSLLIVVVMGFFFKYYTGSAHQWFNNYGAAVFYEIFWCLFAFWFFRSRIAVKQIPLWVFVVTCILEFLQLWHPPLLQEVRATLVGKWLLGTTFAWWDFPHYVLGCILGWVWLRQLQTIGYAKKS, from the coding sequence ATGCTCCGAAACCGTAAACAAACAATATTTATTATCCTGTCTCTACTAATCGTTGTAGTGATGGGTTTTTTCTTTAAGTACTACACTGGGTCTGCTCATCAATGGTTTAATAACTATGGAGCAGCAGTATTTTATGAAATATTTTGGTGCTTATTTGCATTTTGGTTTTTTAGAAGCCGAATAGCTGTAAAGCAAATTCCTCTATGGGTTTTTGTCGTTACCTGTATCCTAGAATTTTTACAACTTTGGCATCCACCACTATTGCAAGAAGTTCGCGCTACATTAGTAGGTAAATGGTTGTTAGGTACTACCTTTGCTTGGTGGGATTTTCCTCATTATGTATTGGGTTGTATTTTAGGTTGGGTGTGGCTGCGACAGTTACAAACAATAGGTTATGCAAAAAAAAGTTAA
- a CDS encoding DUF2231 domain-containing protein produces the protein METTDTQAQTSSTPFPNIPPIIESNDSEYIDSGVPSTVAIAGHPLHPLSVIFPIAFLAAALGSDFGYWLTRDFFWARASLWLIGLGLAGGVLASLIGITDFLKIERVRKRSAGWTHLILNVSILVLTLVNFLLRVGDAEARILPWGLVISLVVGTLTSLSGWFGAELSYRHKIGVVGAGSRRYP, from the coding sequence ATGGAAACTACAGATACACAAGCACAAACAAGTTCCACACCTTTCCCCAATATTCCACCAATTATTGAAAGTAACGACAGTGAGTATATTGATAGTGGTGTACCCAGTACAGTAGCGATCGCAGGACATCCTCTACACCCTTTGAGTGTGATTTTTCCTATAGCTTTTTTAGCCGCCGCTTTAGGAAGCGATTTCGGTTATTGGTTAACTCGTGATTTTTTCTGGGCTAGGGCTTCTTTATGGTTAATCGGACTGGGCTTAGCTGGAGGTGTGTTGGCATCTTTGATTGGGATCACCGACTTTTTGAAAATTGAACGAGTCCGCAAGCGCAGCGCCGGTTGGACACATTTAATTCTTAATGTTTCTATACTTGTTTTGACACTCGTTAACTTTCTTTTGCGTGTAGGTGATGCTGAAGCACGTATACTACCTTGGGGATTAGTAATTTCGCTAGTCGTTGGTACGCTAACAAGCCTTTCAGGTTGGTTCGGTGCTGAACTTTCCTATCGCCACAAAATAGGTGTGGTGGGTGCTGGTAGCAGAAGATACCCGTAA
- a CDS encoding LmeA family phospholipid-binding protein, whose amino-acid sequence MPDSPDLGKQALNKAAEIGLSSQLDEVENLNVDIKTDPLKLMQGEVDAVTVEGDGLVMQKDLRMEEMDIELSDVAINPLNVAFGKIELTKPTTGNAYIVLTEADINRAFNSKYIRSKLQSQKINVNGQDLTIAPQNVEFCLPSADKVALNAEILLQETGETQQVAFSAVPRVSANGQTVVLENVEYGEDEEISPEFTKALIEQTSEILNLSNFDLEGMSLQVKQLEVEAGKLTLQAEAYVEKIPSV is encoded by the coding sequence ATGCCCGACAGTCCTGATTTAGGAAAACAGGCGCTAAATAAAGCCGCAGAAATAGGTTTATCTAGCCAGTTAGATGAAGTAGAAAATTTAAATGTAGATATTAAAACTGATCCGTTGAAATTGATGCAAGGAGAGGTAGATGCAGTCACCGTTGAAGGTGATGGTTTAGTTATGCAAAAAGACCTCCGTATGGAGGAAATGGATATTGAACTCAGTGATGTTGCGATTAATCCTCTTAATGTAGCTTTCGGCAAAATTGAACTTACCAAACCTACCACTGGTAATGCCTACATAGTTTTGACTGAGGCTGATATTAATCGTGCCTTTAACTCTAAATATATTCGCTCAAAACTTCAAAGTCAGAAAATCAACGTCAATGGTCAAGATCTGACGATCGCACCCCAGAATGTAGAATTTTGCCTGCCTAGTGCAGATAAAGTGGCATTGAATGCTGAGATACTGCTACAAGAAACTGGCGAAACCCAACAAGTTGCCTTTTCAGCAGTACCCCGTGTTAGTGCCAATGGACAAACAGTTGTTCTAGAAAATGTTGAATATGGCGAAGATGAAGAGATATCACCAGAATTTACCAAAGCTTTAATTGAGCAAACTAGCGAAATTTTGAACTTGAGTAACTTCGATTTAGAAGGTATGAGCCTGCAAGTTAAACAATTAGAAGTAGAAGCAGGCAAATTAACACTGCAAGCTGAAGCTTACGTTGAAAAAATTCCCTCTGTTTAA
- a CDS encoding hemerythrin domain-containing protein — MVSTLDDTKRNAIAEKLADIKLIQQLIIENEQLFSRESSDSEISDRIRKMLDDDQKNLGVIETVIVQYGIQQQPRNTIQEMVEKIRQIMKGSELSLYEKVFQHELLKHQQVMSGITVHKAAQKVGADVMAAITPLNTVNFENRAHQEQLKGILEVLGVRELTGQDADQGIWARVQDAMAAFSGAVGSAVTQGSDKQDMNIQDVIRLDHNKVNILFTELLQSNDSQKIQEYFGQIYKDLTAHAEAEEEVVYPRVRSFYGENDTQELFNEQAQMKQELEQIKALNPSTSQFKDKVKQLMDAVGDHIRQEESTMFAAIRNNLSSDQTEQMATQFKAAKSKIQERLGKEAVK, encoded by the coding sequence ATGGTATCTACTTTAGATGATACAAAGCGCAATGCGATCGCTGAAAAATTAGCAGACATAAAATTAATTCAGCAGTTAATCATTGAAAATGAACAACTGTTTTCGAGAGAATCAAGTGATAGCGAAATTTCAGATCGCATTCGGAAGATGCTTGATGATGATCAAAAAAATCTAGGCGTTATAGAAACTGTAATTGTGCAGTATGGTATTCAACAACAGCCAAGAAACACAATTCAAGAAATGGTGGAAAAAATCCGCCAAATCATGAAAGGCTCTGAATTAAGCTTGTATGAAAAAGTATTTCAGCACGAATTGCTGAAACACCAACAAGTGATGAGTGGAATAACTGTACATAAGGCAGCGCAAAAAGTTGGTGCTGATGTCATGGCAGCAATTACCCCTTTAAATACCGTTAACTTTGAAAACCGCGCCCACCAAGAACAACTCAAAGGCATTCTAGAAGTTCTAGGTGTTCGTGAACTAACTGGACAAGATGCAGACCAAGGAATTTGGGCAAGAGTTCAAGATGCTATGGCTGCGTTTAGTGGTGCAGTAGGTAGCGCTGTTACCCAAGGTTCCGATAAACAAGATATGAATATCCAAGATGTCATCCGTCTGGATCACAACAAGGTGAATATTTTGTTTACTGAACTATTACAAAGTAACGATTCCCAAAAAATTCAAGAATACTTCGGTCAAATCTATAAGGATTTAACTGCTCATGCTGAAGCAGAAGAAGAAGTAGTTTATCCAAGAGTACGTTCTTTCTATGGTGAAAATGACACCCAAGAACTGTTTAATGAACAAGCTCAAATGAAGCAGGAGTTAGAGCAAATTAAGGCTCTTAACCCCTCTACATCTCAATTCAAAGATAAAGTCAAACAGTTGATGGACGCTGTTGGTGATCATATTCGTCAAGAAGAAAGCACAATGTTTGCTGCAATTCGCAACAATTTAAGCTCTGATCAAACCGAACAAATGGCTACTCAATTTAAGGCTGCTAAGAGCAAAATTCAAGAAAGATTAGGCAAGGAAGCAGTCAAGTAG
- a CDS encoding Rqc2 family fibronectin-binding protein, which translates to MQPVDFTTLAAACSELRAHWLPSRLEQVYQRDRYTIVVALRTLKQRGWLEISWHPQAARICIGEPPPRSPDTFTFSQQLVHQLNGLALVSIEAIAPWERVIDLQFARRPKENALHHIYVEVMGKYSNVILTDASNLIITAAHQVSQQQSSVRPIQTGQPYEPPPKLTGTVPSLSESPERWQERVSLVPGAVKRQLLKSYSGLSSALVELMLVAADLAPETTTNKLNPNDWQRLFARWQEWLQALELNKFQPAWTVNGYTVMGWGAVAPAKDIQSLLAKYYNDQINQQLFSQLRHQLSQKLNNILAKLRNKAQTFADRLQQSDEADEYRQKADLLMANLQNWQPGMKEITLLDFETSQPIAIALQPDKNAVQNAQRLYKQHQKLKRARTAVEPLFLEVQAELAYLEQVEAAIAQIDQYRTIEDLQALEEIRDELIGQKYLEDPEYRNRSTNETTSTNFYRYRTPNGFEVLIGRNNRQNDQLTFRVAGDYDLWFHTQEIPGSHLLLRLEPGSVPEATDLQFVANLAAYYSRARQSEQVPVIYTQPKHVYKPKGAKPGIAIYKQERILWGKPQLVVNSQ; encoded by the coding sequence GTGCAACCAGTTGACTTTACCACTCTCGCAGCCGCTTGTAGCGAACTACGCGCTCACTGGCTACCATCGCGCTTAGAACAAGTTTATCAGCGCGATCGCTACACTATTGTTGTGGCATTACGTACTCTCAAACAAAGGGGTTGGTTAGAGATTTCCTGGCATCCCCAAGCTGCACGTATTTGTATTGGCGAACCACCACCGCGATCGCCTGATACTTTCACCTTCAGCCAACAACTAGTACACCAATTGAATGGTTTGGCATTAGTATCAATTGAGGCGATCGCTCCTTGGGAACGGGTGATTGATTTACAATTTGCCCGTCGTCCCAAAGAAAACGCTTTACATCATATATATGTAGAAGTTATGGGCAAATACAGTAATGTCATCCTCACCGATGCCAGCAATCTCATTATTACTGCTGCCCATCAAGTAAGTCAGCAACAATCTAGTGTCCGTCCCATTCAAACCGGACAGCCTTATGAACCACCGCCAAAACTCACCGGGACTGTTCCCAGTTTGAGCGAATCACCAGAACGCTGGCAAGAACGAGTTAGCTTAGTACCGGGAGCAGTTAAGCGTCAACTGTTAAAAAGTTATAGCGGTTTGAGTTCTGCATTAGTAGAGTTAATGCTCGTAGCAGCTGATTTAGCACCGGAAACTACTACTAATAAACTTAATCCCAACGACTGGCAAAGGCTATTTGCAAGATGGCAAGAATGGCTACAAGCTTTGGAATTAAATAAATTTCAACCTGCTTGGACTGTAAATGGATATACCGTCATGGGTTGGGGTGCAGTAGCTCCAGCTAAAGACATCCAATCACTATTGGCTAAATATTACAATGACCAAATCAATCAACAGTTATTCTCTCAACTGCGCCATCAACTAAGTCAGAAATTAAATAATATTCTGGCAAAATTACGCAACAAAGCTCAAACCTTTGCAGACCGCTTGCAGCAATCAGATGAAGCAGATGAATATCGGCAAAAAGCTGATTTGTTAATGGCAAATTTACAAAACTGGCAACCAGGGATGAAAGAAATCACCCTCCTTGATTTTGAAACTAGTCAGCCGATCGCGATCGCCCTCCAGCCAGATAAAAATGCTGTACAAAATGCCCAACGTCTTTACAAACAGCACCAAAAACTCAAACGCGCTCGTACTGCCGTTGAACCGTTATTCTTAGAAGTGCAAGCAGAACTTGCATATTTAGAACAAGTTGAAGCTGCGATCGCTCAGATAGACCAATACCGAACAATAGAAGATTTACAGGCTCTTGAAGAAATCCGCGATGAACTAATTGGACAAAAGTATTTAGAAGATCCCGAATACCGCAATCGTAGTACCAACGAAACTACCAGCACTAATTTTTACCGCTACCGCACACCTAACGGCTTTGAAGTCTTAATCGGTCGCAACAATCGCCAAAATGACCAATTGACTTTTCGTGTCGCTGGAGATTATGACCTGTGGTTTCACACTCAAGAAATTCCCGGAAGCCATTTGTTACTGCGTTTAGAACCTGGTAGCGTCCCAGAAGCAACTGACTTGCAATTTGTGGCAAATCTTGCTGCATATTACAGTCGCGCTCGTCAGAGTGAGCAAGTACCAGTGATTTATACTCAGCCAAAGCACGTTTACAAACCCAAAGGAGCGAAACCAGGGATTGCTATTTACAAACAGGAGCGCATTTTGTGGGGAAAACCGCAGTTGGTAGTCAATAGCCAATAG
- a CDS encoding Uma2 family endonuclease — protein sequence MAIAQELDSQEGILPGIIFPPGDLYSDEPPLETELHLRQIILLLTCLEWLWRDRNDFYAAGNLTIYYSPHQRKSEYFRGPDFFVVLGTQRKTRKSWVVWEEDGKYPNVILEILSDSTAKTDKGLKKEIYQDTFRTFDYFWFDPYTLEFVGFHLVDGKYQPLQSNEQGQLWSQQLGLYLGVYQGLLRFFTSDGQLIPTPEETAQQTEQRLEQVEQKAQQTEERLEQIEQKAQQEADKAERLAAKLRELNIDPDTI from the coding sequence ATGGCTATAGCTCAAGAATTAGATTCTCAAGAAGGCATCTTGCCAGGTATTATATTTCCCCCTGGTGATTTATATAGTGATGAACCTCCTTTGGAAACCGAACTACATCTACGACAAATAATTCTACTTTTGACGTGTCTAGAATGGCTGTGGCGAGACAGAAATGATTTCTATGCAGCAGGAAACTTGACTATCTACTACAGTCCGCACCAACGCAAATCAGAATATTTCCGAGGGCCAGACTTTTTTGTAGTGCTAGGAACCCAACGTAAAACCCGTAAAAGTTGGGTAGTCTGGGAAGAAGATGGCAAATATCCAAATGTAATTTTAGAAATTTTGTCAGATTCAACGGCAAAAACAGACAAAGGTTTAAAAAAAGAAATTTATCAAGATACTTTCCGCACTTTTGATTATTTTTGGTTTGATCCATATACATTAGAATTTGTGGGATTTCATTTAGTAGATGGAAAATATCAACCTCTGCAATCAAATGAGCAAGGACAATTGTGGAGTCAGCAGTTAGGGTTATATTTGGGAGTTTATCAGGGTTTATTGCGGTTTTTCACATCAGATGGGCAACTAATACCAACACCTGAAGAAACAGCACAACAGACAGAACAAAGACTAGAACAGGTCGAACAAAAGGCACAACAGACAGAAGAAAGACTAGAACAGATAGAACAAAAAGCACAACAGGAAGCTGACAAAGCAGAACGTTTGGCAGCAAAATTGCGGGAGTTAAATATCGACCCTGATACAATTTAG
- a CDS encoding PEP-CTERM sorting domain-containing protein (PEP-CTERM proteins occur, often in large numbers, in the proteomes of bacteria that also encode an exosortase, a predicted intramembrane cysteine proteinase. The presence of a PEP-CTERM domain at a protein's C-terminus predicts cleavage within the sorting domain, followed by covalent anchoring to some some component of the (usually Gram-negative) cell surface. Many PEP-CTERM proteins exhibit an unusual sequence composition that includes large numbers of potential glycosylation sites. Expression of one such protein has been shown restore the ability of a bacterium to form floc, a type of biofilm.), whose protein sequence is MSISQKLSLALVGTAVVFMGANPAGAVSLTKGGSAPVEGQGSKSTIVGSQVIDFNSGTAVDPNGFATYSATNGIVQGSQSGAYATPFGDTSKYLTISPLDSSVAGGTGSVTINFAQAIDYFGLYWGSVDAYNFVDVYSGGTLLKTFSGADVPGAEASGSWTSNADNVFVNLLADKGETFDKVVLRSNGRAFESDNHTYRLASVPEPGSMLGLLAFGALSAGSLVKRKSKMA, encoded by the coding sequence ATGTCTATTTCACAAAAACTGTCATTAGCTTTAGTCGGAACAGCGGTTGTTTTCATGGGTGCTAACCCAGCTGGTGCTGTCAGCTTAACCAAAGGAGGTAGCGCACCTGTTGAAGGACAAGGTTCAAAGTCTACTATTGTAGGATCTCAGGTTATTGACTTCAATTCGGGTACAGCAGTTGATCCAAACGGGTTTGCGACTTACTCTGCAACTAATGGCATTGTGCAAGGTAGCCAATCAGGCGCTTATGCTACCCCATTTGGCGATACTAGTAAATATCTAACTATTTCACCATTAGATTCTAGCGTTGCAGGAGGTACTGGTTCTGTGACTATCAACTTTGCTCAGGCTATTGATTACTTTGGTTTGTATTGGGGGTCAGTAGACGCATATAACTTTGTGGATGTCTACAGTGGCGGTACTTTGTTGAAAACATTTAGCGGTGCAGATGTTCCAGGTGCTGAAGCTAGTGGTAGCTGGACTAGTAATGCAGACAATGTTTTCGTTAATTTATTAGCTGATAAGGGAGAAACCTTTGACAAGGTAGTTTTGAGATCTAACGGTCGTGCATTTGAAAGCGATAACCACACCTACAGACTAGCTAGTGTTCCTGAACCTGGTTCCATGTTGGGTCTATTAGCCTTTGGTGCTTTGAGTGCCGGATCATTGGTCAAGCGCAAGTCAAAGATGGCTTAA